TGCTCATCTAGATGGTAAAAAGGCTGAGGAATTCTTTAGGTGGAGAAAAAACAACAATGGAACAGGATTAGCTGAGGGTGATATAGGTAGAATAAAAAATCAACACTTGTTTATAGAAAAAGTAATAGAAAAAGTAAAAAGCCCAAGTATTGTTTTTAAACTTAAAGACATATTGGATATAGCTTCTAAATATATAACTACTAATATGTCACCTACAGAAATAATATCCTATGGTATGTCTGTAACTAAAGTGGATTCTTCAAACATTAAGATGTCAACTATTGCAGGAGAAGGAAAGTATATAGGTAAAACTTCTTATTTTATATATGATGAGGAAAAGAGTGCAGATTTGCTAAGTGAGCTTAGAGGAAGTAAACCTATGTCCATAGATAGAAGTGCTTTAAAAGTTAAGGTACTTAATACAACTAAAAAAAATGGATTGGCATCAAACTATGCTGAATATTTGAAAAAAAGAGGATATTCTAATATAGAAACAGGTAATGCTGAAAGAGCTGTTGATAGTAAAATAATTTTTAATAAATCTTTTGAAGATAATGTGGTAAGAAATGTTAAAAGCGATTTTAAAATAAATAAAGTAGAACAAGGGTCAAGTTCTAAAGGAAATTATGATATAACGGTTATATTAGGTGAAGACCACGATTACATTAAATAAAATTATTATATTAGGTACATGAAAATAAATAACAAGTTAAAGATGCTGGTATATTTTGTGTCAGACAAGGAAGCAGGTTCCGCTGCTAGTAGAACTATCGTTGGGTTCTGCTGACGCAGTATGACGTAAAATAGACTAGCATACTGACTTGTTATTTATTTGAATGTGCCTTAAAAGGCTGTGTTTAAATGCATAGCCTTTGCTTTTAAGGGAAGAGAGGAGCAACATGGATAATATAATAAAATATACAGTTAAAACAGGAGAAGAAGAAGTTAAATTAAAAGAATACCTAAAATTTACGGTGAAATTATCAAGTAGATTTATAAGATATGCAATAAAAGATGGAAGAATAAAGGTAAATGGGAAAAATGCTAGATTGAATAATAA
The DNA window shown above is from Haloimpatiens massiliensis and carries:
- a CDS encoding LCP family protein; amino-acid sequence: MDKRSKKKVVKKKKKSGIKKFFVGLLFIALLGVVAFGAYSYYSLYKMGKNMDNKNLKDKVETPKVEKDDPVNILVVGVDIGDPKLKGANVPKRTDTMMVIHYEPKEKKAHIVSVPRDTKVQINGKTRKINDAHVLDGMKGAIDSVQDLLGIDINYYVKLDYEGFRKVIDAIGGIDMPIKYNMNYDDPSQNLSIHFQKGTVAHLDGKKAEEFFRWRKNNNGTGLAEGDIGRIKNQHLFIEKVIEKVKSPSIVFKLKDILDIASKYITTNMSPTEIISYGMSVTKVDSSNIKMSTIAGEGKYIGKTSYFIYDEEKSADLLSELRGSKPMSIDRSALKVKVLNTTKKNGLASNYAEYLKKRGYSNIETGNAERAVDSKIIFNKSFEDNVVRNVKSDFKINKVEQGSSSKGNYDITVILGEDHDYIK